Proteins from one Candidatus Margulisiibacteriota bacterium genomic window:
- the kdpA gene encoding potassium-transporting ATPase subunit KdpA, giving the protein MEATDYLQIIIFCLALIGLTPPLGLYMARVFTGKKTIVSPALGWLEGALCRTCGIDQNEKMDWKAYTKSLLFFNLLGFIFLFALQLVQKFLPLNPANLANVSWDCAFNTAVSFSTNTNWQSYAGETTMSYLTQMIGLTGQNFLSAATGITVFLALTRGLIAKSQSSLGNFWVDLVRSLVYVLLPLSIILAVILNSQGVVQTFSSYRERTTLQGAKQTIPLGPAASQIAIKQLGTNGGGFFNANSAHPLENPTPLANFLEMLAILLIPAALVYAYGVMIDNRKHGWLLFFVMFVIFAVGLGVALFSEYSVPGSIHEGQETRLGLTNSVIWMTATTCASNGSVNALHSSLTPLAGAVALFNMMLGEVVFGGIGSGLYGMLHIVLLTVFLAGLMVGRSPEYLGKKIERKEVQMVLLSILLPSAAILIGAGTACLLPAALSSLLHKGPHGFSEILYAFTSASQNNGSAFAGLNANTAFYNVTLGLCMLIGRFGVIVPALVIAGNMAVKRITPASSGTFATDNFLFAALLVGVLVIVGVLTFFPALSLGPIIEHLLMIKGRVF; this is encoded by the coding sequence ATGGAAGCGACCGATTATTTACAGATAATTATTTTTTGTTTAGCGCTGATCGGCCTGACGCCGCCGCTGGGGCTATACATGGCCAGGGTGTTTACCGGGAAAAAGACGATCGTCTCCCCGGCGCTTGGCTGGCTGGAAGGGGCCCTCTGCCGGACCTGCGGCATTGACCAAAACGAAAAAATGGATTGGAAGGCCTATACCAAATCCTTGCTCTTTTTTAATCTGCTCGGTTTTATCTTTCTCTTCGCCCTGCAGCTGGTCCAGAAGTTTCTCCCGCTCAACCCGGCCAACCTGGCAAATGTTTCCTGGGACTGCGCCTTCAACACCGCCGTGAGTTTTTCGACCAACACCAACTGGCAGTCGTATGCCGGCGAAACGACCATGAGTTACCTCACGCAAATGATCGGGTTGACCGGGCAAAATTTTCTTAGCGCGGCGACCGGCATCACCGTTTTTCTGGCCCTGACCCGCGGCCTGATCGCAAAATCACAAAGCTCGCTGGGGAATTTTTGGGTCGATCTGGTCCGCTCGCTGGTCTACGTTCTCCTCCCCTTGTCGATCATCCTGGCGGTCATTTTAAACAGCCAAGGCGTGGTCCAAACCTTCTCTTCTTACCGGGAAAGAACAACGCTCCAGGGAGCCAAACAAACGATCCCCTTGGGACCGGCGGCCTCGCAGATCGCCATCAAACAACTGGGAACTAACGGCGGCGGTTTCTTTAACGCCAACAGCGCTCACCCGCTCGAGAACCCCACGCCGCTGGCCAATTTTTTGGAGATGCTGGCCATTCTGCTGATCCCGGCGGCGCTGGTCTATGCCTACGGCGTGATGATCGATAACCGGAAGCACGGCTGGCTGCTCTTCTTCGTGATGTTCGTCATCTTCGCCGTCGGTCTGGGGGTCGCGCTCTTTTCCGAATATTCGGTCCCCGGCTCAATTCACGAGGGACAGGAAACCCGGCTCGGCCTGACCAACAGCGTGATCTGGATGACGGCCACCACCTGCGCCTCCAACGGCTCGGTCAACGCCCTGCATTCCTCGCTGACTCCGCTGGCCGGAGCGGTTGCCCTGTTCAACATGATGCTCGGCGAAGTGGTCTTTGGCGGGATCGGTTCGGGGCTTTACGGCATGCTGCATATCGTTTTATTGACCGTCTTTCTGGCCGGGCTGATGGTCGGCCGTTCGCCCGAATATCTCGGGAAAAAGATCGAGCGCAAGGAAGTGCAAATGGTCCTCCTCTCCATTCTGCTGCCCTCGGCGGCGATCTTGATCGGCGCGGGGACCGCCTGCCTCTTGCCGGCCGCTCTTTCGAGTTTATTGCACAAAGGGCCGCACGGCTTCAGCGAGATCCTCTACGCCTTTACTTCGGCCTCGCAAAACAACGGCAGCGCCTTTGCCGGGCTGAACGCCAATACCGCTTTTTATAATGTAACGCTCGGCCTTTGCATGCTCATCGGCCGGTTTGGCGTCATCGTCCCGGCCCTGGTGATCGCGGGAAATATGGCGGTTAAAAGGATCACTCCGGCTTCCAGCGGGACATTTGCCACCGATAATTTTCTGTTCGCCGCGCTGCTGGTCGGCGTGCTGGTCATTGTCGGCGTCCTGACGTTCTTCCCCGCCCTTTCGCTGGGGCCCATCATTGAGCATCTGCTCATGATCAAAGGAAGGGTGTTCTAA
- the atpB gene encoding F0F1 ATP synthase subunit A translates to MSVLEHLEQQPVCPLEIAGVDLTITNGVITLWLSAVLVGAFYFWLSRRLRTVPGRVQNLAEVVILFLRDEVAGQIGHGRDAWLPFIIAVFSFILANNLLGLVPGLSSATGNINVTAALAIAVFLVVQSAGIVKHGPLGYIKSLIPPGLPLPIAVFMLPIEIVSQFAKPFSLAVRLFANMFAGHAVMLMLLSLIFLFKSYLILPLPVLGNTAVLLFEVFVAFIQAYIFTYLTTLYIATAVEGH, encoded by the coding sequence ATGAGCGTCCTTGAACATTTAGAACAACAGCCTGTTTGCCCGCTGGAGATCGCCGGCGTCGATCTGACCATTACCAATGGAGTAATTACTCTCTGGTTATCCGCCGTACTGGTGGGCGCTTTCTATTTTTGGCTTTCCCGCCGCTTGAGGACGGTCCCGGGCCGGGTCCAGAACCTGGCGGAAGTCGTTATCCTTTTCCTGCGCGACGAGGTCGCCGGGCAGATCGGCCACGGGCGCGACGCCTGGCTCCCTTTCATCATCGCGGTTTTCTCTTTTATCCTGGCCAATAACCTGCTCGGCTTGGTCCCGGGCTTGTCCAGCGCTACCGGAAATATCAATGTCACGGCCGCTCTGGCGATCGCGGTCTTTTTGGTGGTCCAGTCGGCCGGGATCGTCAAACATGGCCCGCTGGGCTATATTAAATCGCTGATCCCGCCCGGTTTGCCCCTGCCGATCGCCGTTTTCATGCTGCCGATCGAGATCGTCAGCCAATTTGCCAAGCCGTTCTCCCTGGCGGTCCGGCTTTTTGCCAACATGTTCGCCGGCCACGCCGTCATGCTGATGCTCCTCTCGCTGATCTTTCTCTTTAAAAGCTACCTGATCCTGCCGCTGCCCGTGCTCGGCAATACGGCGGTCTTGCTGTTCGAAGTGTTCGTTGCCTTTATCCAGGCGTATATCTTTACTTATCTGACGACATTGTATATCGCGACGGCGGTCGAAGGTCACTAG
- the kdpB gene encoding potassium-transporting ATPase subunit KdpB: protein MTRKIETDNNKIILVAVKDSFLKLDPREEMRNPVMFVTLVCSAITTVFFFRHLAGGVFSLFELLISVWLWFTVLFANFAEALAEGRGKAQAESLKRSRKEVTARLLDNNRETVVPAGRLKKNDVVVCETNDTIPADGEVIEGIASVDESAITGESAPVIRESGGDRSAVTGGTRVISDRVVIRITADPGGNFIDRMIQLIESAKRQKTPNEIALSIVLSGLTIIFLLAVTTLKFFADYSGTAAGQDLSSIVTVPVLVSLLVCLIPTTIGGLLSAIGIAGMDRLIRRHVIAKSGRAVEAAGDIDVLLLDKTGTITLGNRMAADFIPAAGIEQQKLAEVAQLSSLSDETPEGRSIVVLAKERFALRAQSLHSSEATFLPFSAGTQMSGVDFHDQNKKVYRSIRKGAVEAIKKEVAARGGHFPASLEAAAKTVSSSGGTPLAVADGNTALGIIHLKDIVKGGIKERFRELRKMGIRTVMITGDNPITAAAIAAEAGVDDFIAQATPESKMERIRSEQANGHLVAMTGDGTNDAPALAQADVGVTMNTGTQAAREAGNMVDLESNPTKLIEIVEIGKQLLMTRGALTTFSIANDVAKYFAIIPAMFGLLYAGPHETQGPLAVLNIMRLHSPLSAILSAVIFNAIIIVILIPLALRGVAYHSESARNLLKRNLQIYGLGGLLAPFIGIKLIDLLVVFLRLVK from the coding sequence ATGACGAGAAAGATCGAAACGGACAACAACAAGATCATTTTGGTAGCCGTCAAGGATTCGTTCCTGAAACTTGATCCGCGGGAAGAAATGCGCAATCCGGTCATGTTCGTCACTCTGGTCTGCTCCGCCATTACGACGGTTTTCTTTTTCCGCCATCTGGCCGGCGGCGTCTTTTCCCTCTTTGAACTGCTGATCAGCGTTTGGCTCTGGTTCACCGTCCTGTTCGCCAATTTTGCCGAAGCGCTGGCGGAAGGCAGGGGCAAAGCCCAGGCGGAAAGCTTGAAACGGTCAAGAAAAGAAGTTACGGCCAGGCTGCTGGACAATAACCGGGAAACGGTCGTTCCGGCGGGAAGACTGAAGAAAAATGATGTTGTCGTCTGCGAAACCAACGACACCATCCCGGCCGACGGCGAGGTGATCGAAGGGATAGCCAGCGTCGACGAATCGGCGATCACCGGGGAATCCGCCCCGGTCATCAGAGAGAGCGGCGGCGACCGCAGCGCAGTGACCGGCGGGACCCGGGTCATCAGCGACCGGGTGGTCATCAGGATCACGGCCGATCCGGGCGGCAATTTCATCGACCGGATGATCCAGCTTATCGAAAGCGCCAAACGGCAAAAGACCCCCAATGAGATCGCCTTAAGCATCGTGCTCTCCGGCCTGACCATTATCTTTTTGTTAGCCGTTACGACGCTTAAATTTTTCGCCGATTACAGCGGCACGGCGGCCGGACAAGACCTTTCGTCGATCGTAACGGTGCCGGTGCTGGTCTCCCTGCTCGTGTGCCTGATCCCGACAACGATCGGCGGCTTATTGAGCGCGATCGGCATTGCCGGGATGGACCGGCTGATCCGGCGGCACGTTATTGCCAAAAGCGGCCGGGCGGTTGAGGCGGCCGGCGATATCGACGTCCTGTTGCTGGATAAAACGGGGACCATCACCCTCGGCAACCGGATGGCCGCCGATTTTATCCCGGCGGCCGGGATCGAACAACAGAAACTTGCCGAGGTCGCCCAACTCTCTTCTCTTTCCGACGAAACCCCGGAAGGCCGTTCGATCGTCGTCCTGGCGAAAGAGCGCTTTGCCTTAAGAGCGCAAAGCCTGCACTCCAGCGAAGCGACGTTCCTCCCTTTTTCCGCCGGCACGCAAATGAGCGGCGTTGATTTTCACGATCAAAACAAAAAAGTCTATCGTTCGATCCGGAAAGGGGCGGTCGAGGCGATCAAAAAGGAGGTGGCAGCGCGCGGCGGCCATTTCCCCGCCAGTCTTGAGGCGGCGGCAAAAACAGTCAGCAGCAGCGGCGGCACGCCGCTGGCCGTGGCCGACGGCAACACCGCGCTCGGCATCATTCACCTGAAAGATATCGTTAAAGGCGGGATCAAGGAACGGTTCCGGGAACTGCGCAAGATGGGCATCAGGACCGTAATGATCACCGGCGATAATCCGATCACCGCGGCGGCGATCGCCGCGGAAGCCGGCGTCGACGATTTTATCGCCCAGGCCACGCCGGAATCCAAGATGGAACGCATCCGCAGCGAGCAGGCGAACGGCCACCTGGTCGCCATGACCGGCGACGGCACCAATGACGCCCCGGCGCTGGCGCAGGCGGACGTCGGCGTGACGATGAACACCGGCACGCAGGCGGCGCGCGAAGCCGGCAACATGGTCGATCTGGAGAGCAATCCGACCAAGCTCATCGAGATCGTCGAGATCGGCAAGCAACTCCTGATGACGCGGGGGGCGCTGACGACTTTCAGCATTGCCAATGACGTGGCGAAGTATTTCGCGATCATTCCGGCGATGTTCGGCCTGCTTTACGCGGGGCCGCACGAAACGCAAGGTCCCCTGGCCGTTTTGAACATCATGCGGCTTCATTCCCCCCTCAGCGCTATTTTAAGCGCGGTCATCTTCAACGCGATCATTATCGTGATCCTGATCCCGCTGGCTTTAAGAGGGGTGGCTTACCACAGCGAGAGCGCGCGTAATTTACTTAAGCGCAACTTGCAGATCTACGGCCTGGGCGGCCTGCTCGCGCCCTTTATCGGGATAAAATTAATCGATCTGCTGGTCGTTTTCTTGCGGCTGGTGAAATAA
- the atpF gene encoding F0F1 ATP synthase subunit B: protein MLEFEPGLFIWTTVSFLLLVVLLYKIGLPPILAFLAERERQIADQLATAAENQKRSEQVLAEHKKELAAVHQKAELILSESRAEGRRAKDEIVAKANSEADRVIARAKIDLEREKKEVMSQAKQEIVGLVTAAAGKVLRQKLTADQDRAMIEKSLREVRG from the coding sequence ATGCTCGAGTTCGAACCAGGCTTATTTATCTGGACAACGGTCTCGTTTTTGCTGCTGGTTGTCCTCTTGTACAAGATCGGTTTACCGCCGATCCTGGCTTTTTTGGCCGAGCGCGAACGGCAGATCGCCGACCAGCTGGCGACGGCCGCGGAGAACCAAAAGCGGTCGGAGCAGGTGCTGGCCGAGCATAAAAAGGAGCTGGCGGCGGTCCACCAGAAAGCGGAACTGATCCTCTCGGAGTCGCGGGCGGAAGGCCGCCGGGCGAAGGACGAGATCGTTGCCAAGGCGAACAGCGAAGCGGACCGGGTGATCGCCCGGGCCAAGATTGATCTGGAGCGGGAGAAAAAAGAGGTCATGAGCCAGGCCAAGCAGGAGATCGTCGGCCTGGTGACGGCGGCCGCCGGCAAGGTCCTGCGGCAAAAGCTGACCGCCGATCAGGACCGGGCGATGATCGAGAAAAGCCTGCGGGAGGTCAGGGGATGA
- the kdpC gene encoding K(+)-transporting ATPase subunit C, whose translation MKNMMIGARLFIALTILTGLFYPLLVTLIGQLFFSQSSNGRLELIGQNFDQAKYFWSRPSSQGYNPLPSGGSNLSPTSQQLAQAVAERKQRLLQADPAKTEPEIPADLLYASASGLDPHVSPAAALFQVDRVVKARGFDSAKKDEIIKLIGKLTEGRALGIFGEPRLNVLKLNAELDHIVK comes from the coding sequence ATGAAGAACATGATGATCGGCGCCCGGCTCTTTATCGCTTTAACGATCCTGACCGGCTTGTTTTACCCGCTGTTGGTCACGCTGATCGGGCAGCTCTTTTTCTCGCAAAGCTCTAACGGGCGCCTTGAGCTGATCGGCCAGAATTTCGATCAGGCAAAATATTTCTGGTCACGGCCTTCTTCCCAGGGTTATAATCCCCTGCCCTCGGGCGGCAGCAATCTTTCCCCGACCAGCCAACAGTTGGCGCAGGCCGTGGCGGAGCGGAAACAAAGATTGCTCCAGGCCGATCCAGCCAAGACTGAGCCGGAAATACCGGCCGACCTGCTCTACGCTTCCGCCTCCGGCCTCGATCCGCACGTCAGTCCCGCCGCCGCCCTTTTTCAGGTCGACCGGGTGGTCAAGGCCCGCGGGTTTGATTCAGCCAAAAAAGATGAGATAATCAAGCTGATCGGTAAACTAACGGAAGGCAGAGCGCTTGGGATTTTTGGCGAGCCGCGGCTTAATGTCCTGAAATTGAACGCCGAGCTGGATCACATCGTTAAATAA
- a CDS encoding F0F1 ATP synthase subunit delta: MKEIDALKLYEIAGARSVALEEELQVFAEKLLKHPELRRFLAGNAALKAKKEILAAVMTDSSPLFRQLLDLLAREGLVNKLPWLAERYSAVVSERIGACYVEVRHAHQLNEAERIRIFSLIESGCRVRFVLDKTVIGGVRLRWQDGRYFDTSLAGDLAEMKEALLV, encoded by the coding sequence ATGAAAGAGATCGACGCGCTTAAACTGTATGAAATAGCCGGCGCCAGGTCGGTCGCTCTGGAAGAAGAGCTCCAGGTTTTTGCCGAAAAACTGCTCAAGCACCCGGAGCTGCGGCGGTTCCTGGCCGGCAATGCGGCGCTGAAAGCGAAAAAAGAGATATTGGCGGCGGTGATGACCGATTCGTCGCCGCTGTTCCGGCAACTGCTCGATCTTTTGGCCAGGGAAGGTTTGGTCAATAAGCTCCCCTGGCTGGCGGAACGGTATTCGGCGGTCGTCTCGGAGCGGATCGGCGCCTGTTATGTCGAGGTCAGGCACGCCCACCAATTGAACGAAGCCGAGCGGATCAGGATATTTTCCCTGATCGAGAGCGGCTGCCGCGTCCGGTTCGTGCTCGATAAAACGGTGATCGGCGGGGTCAGGCTCCGCTGGCAGGATGGTCGTTATTTCGACACCTCGCTGGCCGGCGACCTGGCGGAAATGAAGGAGGCCTTACTTGTCTGA
- the atpA gene encoding F0F1 ATP synthase subunit alpha: MSEDLAAIIKKRIEAFSPKARIGEVGRVVESLDGIVRIEGLSSAMAGEMVEFSNKYLGMVFNLEREDVLAVLLGPHTAVREGDTAKSTGRVMQVPVGDALIGRVVDGLGNPIDGLGPIKTAKFRPVERIAPGVVDRMPVTQPLQTGYKLIDALIPIGRGQRELIIGDRSTGKSVMTIDTILSQKGQNVICVYVAIGQKESTVVQFIEALKEYGALDYTIVVTAGASDPASLQYLAPFAGCAMAEEFMFSGRDVLIIYDDLTKHAQAYRMISLLLRRPPGREAYPGDVFYLHARLLERAAKLKQALGGGSMTALPLIETQLGDVTAYIPTNVISITDGQIFLENDLFNAGVRPAVNVGISVSRVGGKAQVPAMRKIAGRLRLDLAQYREKQAFSLFATEVDEETKRQLNRGALMMEVLKQDKYQPLPVEEQVIAIYAATQGYMDTIPIGQAADFEKRLIGFVRRTEPELVPLLKELSKESEERLGRLILQFKETYGVAA; the protein is encoded by the coding sequence TTGTCTGAAGATCTAGCGGCGATAATTAAAAAACGGATCGAAGCGTTCTCGCCCAAGGCGCGGATCGGCGAGGTCGGCCGGGTCGTCGAGTCGCTCGACGGCATTGTCCGGATCGAAGGCCTTTCTTCGGCGATGGCCGGCGAAATGGTCGAATTCTCCAACAAGTACCTGGGGATGGTCTTTAACCTGGAGCGGGAAGACGTCTTGGCCGTATTGCTCGGGCCGCACACCGCGGTCCGCGAAGGCGATACCGCCAAGTCGACCGGCCGCGTCATGCAGGTCCCGGTCGGCGACGCGCTGATCGGCCGGGTCGTGGACGGCCTTGGCAACCCGATCGACGGGTTGGGCCCGATCAAAACGGCGAAGTTCCGGCCGGTGGAACGGATCGCGCCGGGGGTCGTCGACCGGATGCCGGTCACCCAGCCGCTCCAGACCGGCTATAAACTGATCGACGCGCTGATCCCGATCGGCCGCGGCCAGCGGGAACTGATCATCGGCGACCGGTCGACCGGTAAATCGGTGATGACGATCGATACGATCTTAAGCCAAAAAGGGCAGAACGTTATTTGCGTCTACGTGGCGATCGGCCAGAAAGAGTCGACCGTCGTCCAGTTCATCGAGGCGTTAAAAGAGTACGGGGCGCTCGACTACACGATCGTGGTGACCGCCGGCGCCTCCGACCCGGCGTCACTGCAGTACCTGGCGCCGTTCGCCGGCTGCGCCATGGCGGAGGAGTTCATGTTCTCCGGCCGCGACGTCCTGATCATTTACGACGACCTGACCAAACACGCCCAGGCATACCGGATGATCTCGCTGCTGCTCCGCCGCCCCCCCGGCCGCGAAGCTTACCCGGGCGACGTCTTTTACCTGCATGCCCGGTTGCTGGAGCGGGCCGCGAAGCTGAAACAGGCGCTCGGCGGCGGGTCGATGACCGCTTTGCCGCTGATCGAGACCCAGCTCGGAGACGTTACCGCTTACATCCCGACCAATGTCATCTCGATCACCGACGGGCAGATATTTTTGGAAAATGACCTGTTCAACGCCGGGGTCCGTCCCGCCGTTAACGTCGGTATCTCCGTTTCCCGGGTCGGCGGCAAAGCGCAGGTCCCGGCGATGCGCAAGATCGCCGGCCGGCTCCGCCTGGACCTCGCGCAATACCGGGAGAAACAGGCGTTTTCCCTCTTTGCCACCGAGGTCGACGAAGAGACCAAGCGGCAGCTGAACCGGGGGGCGCTGATGATGGAGGTCCTGAAACAGGACAAGTACCAGCCGCTGCCGGTCGAGGAGCAGGTGATCGCGATCTACGCGGCCACTCAAGGCTATATGGATACCATCCCGATCGGCCAGGCGGCCGATTTTGAAAAACGGTTGATCGGCTTTGTCCGCCGGACCGAGCCGGAGCTCGTCCCCTTGCTGAAAGAGCTCAGCAAAGAGAGCGAGGAGCGTTTGGGGCGCCTGATCCTGCAATTCAAGGAGACATACGGTGTCGCTGCTTAA
- a CDS encoding FoF1 ATP synthase subunit gamma, giving the protein MSLLKFRNRLKTVNSLHSIFAALQVVTVVRTKKVKEQYHGMERYLLPMRQVLSGHGSRVTGQEGKKVLIVITSNRGLCGNFNKAAVNAALKFLRADPAAKLVVLGKTGIELFGKQGRRADLTDVTAVEKPVFRSAARLFRQIAALGDEVYVAYNAFKSTIVQEPRVDALDDLPADTDPADFLLEPAELPGQLYYHYRESRFFKLVLESQMGELGARFMVLKGAVDTSGDMSRDLKMAINKARQANITRELLEIVSAAEAVRGVYE; this is encoded by the coding sequence GTGTCGCTGCTTAAGTTCCGCAACCGTTTAAAGACGGTCAACAGCCTCCATTCGATCTTTGCCGCCCTGCAGGTAGTGACCGTGGTCAGGACGAAAAAGGTCAAAGAGCAATACCACGGAATGGAACGGTATCTGCTGCCGATGCGACAGGTGTTATCGGGTCACGGGTCACGGGTTACGGGTCAAGAAGGGAAAAAAGTACTTATTGTTATTACTTCCAACCGGGGGTTGTGCGGCAATTTTAACAAGGCGGCCGTTAACGCCGCCCTGAAGTTCTTGCGCGCCGATCCCGCCGCTAAACTAGTGGTTTTGGGCAAAACCGGGATAGAACTGTTCGGCAAGCAGGGCCGCCGGGCCGACCTGACCGACGTTACAGCGGTCGAGAAACCGGTTTTCCGGAGCGCGGCCCGGTTATTCCGGCAGATCGCCGCGCTGGGCGATGAGGTCTACGTCGCCTACAATGCCTTTAAAAGCACGATCGTCCAGGAGCCGCGCGTGGACGCGCTGGATGATTTGCCGGCCGATACTGATCCGGCCGATTTCCTGCTGGAGCCGGCCGAGCTGCCCGGCCAGCTTTATTACCATTACCGGGAGAGCCGGTTCTTTAAACTGGTCCTGGAATCGCAAATGGGGGAGCTGGGCGCCCGGTTCATGGTCCTGAAGGGGGCGGTCGATACTTCCGGCGACATGTCTCGCGACCTGAAGATGGCGATCAACAAAGCGCGGCAGGCGAACATTACCAGGGAGCTGCTGGAGATCGTTTCCGCCGCCGAAGCGGTAAGGGGTGTTTATGAATAA
- a CDS encoding AtpZ/AtpI family protein translates to MAKAYFTAASLGLEIAVAVFLGAGLGYWLDGRYQTGPWLMVAGLVIGAAAGMWNAYKIAVTNERP, encoded by the coding sequence GTGGCGAAAGCATATTTCACAGCGGCTTCGCTCGGTCTGGAGATCGCCGTCGCGGTCTTTCTGGGTGCCGGCCTCGGTTATTGGCTGGACGGTCGTTACCAAACCGGGCCCTGGCTGATGGTCGCCGGCCTGGTGATCGGCGCGGCGGCCGGGATGTGGAACGCGTACAAGATCGCCGTAACCAATGAGCGTCCTTGA
- the atpE gene encoding ATP synthase F0 subunit C, which translates to MDPKTAAFFAAGIGMAGAAFGTAIGIGWLASKAMEGMARQPEAAGKIQTAMILAIAFVEAIALYALVVSLILATKA; encoded by the coding sequence ATGGACCCAAAGACAGCGGCGTTTTTTGCGGCGGGGATCGGCATGGCGGGGGCGGCGTTCGGTACGGCGATCGGGATCGGCTGGTTAGCGTCCAAAGCGATGGAAGGGATGGCGCGGCAGCCGGAAGCGGCCGGTAAGATCCAGACGGCGATGATCCTGGCGATCGCGTTCGTCGAGGCGATCGCGCTCTACGCGCTCGTCGTCAGCCTGATCCTGGCGACCAAGGCCTAA